A single genomic interval of Hevea brasiliensis isolate MT/VB/25A 57/8 chromosome 4, ASM3005281v1, whole genome shotgun sequence harbors:
- the LOC110673248 gene encoding uncharacterized protein LOC110673248, producing MPFPMKIQPIDIDCQTTVPARAEPVKPVLKSRLKRLFDRQFPGVLRISSVEKPSVGEAQYGTKDGGGAGTEFEPSSVCLAKMVQNYIEESNEKPFRGRHRCNCFNGNINDSSDDEFDIFGGGGFGESISNGSSGDASDILKSLTPCATVHERNLLADTAMIVEKNKNHKQKDDLRKIVADGLSSLGYDSSICKSKWDKSPSHPAGEYEYVDVNIEGERLLIDIDFRSEFEIARSTGAYRAILQSLPYIFVGKTDRLGQIVSIVSEAAKQSLKKKGMHFPPWRRAEYMRAKWLSSFTRQNETIPNTKSDSEKDECLVATEISDDCGELELIFGEKTAELDPDSSSPKKISDEDEKVKVDSATWQPPAVKPKSVDKGARMVTGLASLLKEKA from the exons ATGCCTTTTCCTATGAAGATCCAACCCATAGATATTGACTGTCAGACAACGGTTCCGGCGAGGGCCGAACCGGTGAAGCCGGTGTTGAAATCGCGTCTGAAGAGGCTGTTTGACCGGCAATTCCCCGGTGTGTTGAGAATTTCCTCGGTCGAAAAGCCAAGCGTTGGTGAAGCACAGTATGGGACCAAGGACGGAGGAGGTGCCGGGACGGAGTTTGAGCCGAGCTCAGTATGTTTGGCTAAAATGGTGCAGAATTACATCGAGGAGAGCAACGAGAAGCCGTTTCGCGGCCGTCACCGATGCAATTGCTTTAATGGGAACATTAACGACAGCTCCGATGATGAATTTGATATATTTGGTGGTGGTGGCTTTGGGGAATCGATCAGCAATGGATCATCTGGCGATGCCTCCGATATTCTTAAG AGTTTGACTCCCTGTGCCACTGTTCACGAAAGAAACCTCCTAGCTGATACTGCGATGATCGTCGAGAAGAACAAGAATCACAAGCAAAAGGACGATTTGAGAAAGATCGTAGCCGATGGATTATCATCTCTCGGCTACGATTCCTCCATTTGCAAATCCAAATGGGATAAATCCCCCTCTCACCCTGCCG GTGAATATGAGTATGTAGATGTGAACATAGAAGGAGAGAGACTTTTGATCGATATTGACTTCAGATCGGAGTTCGAAATAGCTCGATCAACTGGAGCCTACAGGGCAATCCTTCAATCACTACCGTACATCTTCGTCGGAAAAACGGATCGGCTAGGCCAGATCGTATCAATCGTATCGGAGGCTGCGAAGCAGAGCTTGAAGAAGAAAGGCATGCACTTTCCTCCGTGGAGAAGAGCCGAGTACATGCGTGCTAAATGGCTCTCTTCTTTCACTAGGCAAAACGAAACCATTCCAAACACAAAATCCGATAGCGAGAAAGACGAGTGTTTGGTTGCGACGGAGATTAGTGACGACTGTGGAGAACTCGAGCTGATTTTTGGTGAAAAAACAGCAGAGTTGGACCCTGATTCATCATCGCCGAAGAAAATTTCCGACGAAGATGAGAAAGTGAAAGTGGACTCCGCCACCTGGCAGCCGCCGGCAGTCAAACCGAAGAGTGTAGATAAAGGAGCGAGGATGGTGACTGGATTAGCTTCTCTGCTCAAAGAGAaagcataa